One Alosa alosa isolate M-15738 ecotype Scorff River chromosome 22, AALO_Geno_1.1, whole genome shotgun sequence DNA segment encodes these proteins:
- the LOC125287143 gene encoding chromatin assembly factor 1 subunit A-B-like, producing the protein MMIRFPEVSPIHRVSQAALPPLLSTQCQPRTSWNQSQTPTLQAPGPSDTAIANATEVSPESPHPQVAEITRKMRQMDGASDLMDLIIVTRQRKLAELQILDLDVRGLPAKIKQMRRDHDYMIKAWERDRLQREADTMQLDGTKLEDETLAGVRDEVKTDAAALLLQQGSERTSQSCSSPVTLHEPNQSEASQSTQAKCTLTNVKERDHNKSGAVARPLPNGWKHASRPPLSSGPCSSENEGKDVTAQPRSSGLKCTSTFNFLSQNSLWSHGGQSDSDSENSDCSSFQAKCTFPHKLISVPDLPLRDHSHEPPSTLICASSLAIVARRNGTQSPPARASMNNKEDSVEDEMTDSESEDSSIQQEEATRNKDDPTQQLKELQYLVLTTENKLELAKQLEKDTRASYKKERDQLALKKKDFQKNKKIMLSDLKKRTREELKVLENEIEQGQKRVDKELKQETANLKALLNEYKKALKDEEKKEKERQKVLQKQQKEKAKEEKLKQKKIKKEEDKKYSDGVGRGEKNKKSIVYGRA; encoded by the exons ATGATGATCAGATTCCCTGAAGTGTCACCTATTCACAGGGTGTCCCAAGCTGCCCTTCCTCCACTGTTGTCAACTCAGTGTCAACCAAGGACCTCTTGGAACCAGAGTCAAACACCAACACTGCAAGCACCTGGCCCTTCAGATACAGCCATCGCTAATGCAACTGAGGTCTCTCCTGAATCCCCACATCCCCAGGTTGCAGAAATAACAAGAAAGATGAGACAGATGGATGGAGCAAGTGACCTTATGGACTTGATCATAGTCACCAGGCAAAGAAAGCTGGCTGAATTACAGATCCTGGATCTGGATGTCAGAGGCCTTCCTGCCAAGATAAAGCAGATGAGGAGGGACCATGACTACATGATCAAGGCATGGGAAAGGGACAGGCTGCAGAGGGAAGCTGATACAATGCAGTTGGATGGGACCAAACTCGAGGATGAGACCCTGGCAGGGGTGAGGGACGAGGTGAAGACTGATGCTGCTGCTCTCCTGTTACAGCAAGGCTCAGAGCGCACATCACAAAGCTGTTCCTCACCTGTCACACTTCATGAGCCAAATCAATCTGAAGCAAGCCAGTCGACCCAAGCCAAGTGTACATTGACAAATGTGAAGGAAAGGGATCATAACAAAAGTGGTGCTGTTGCTCGCCCTCTGCCCAATGGTTGGAAGCATGCATCAAGACCCCCTCTTTCCTCTGGCCCTTGTTCTTCAGAGAATGAAGGAAAAGATGTCACCGCTCAACCTAGGTCCAGCGGTTTGAAGTGCACATCTACATTTAATTTCCTGTCTCAAAACTCGTTGTGGTCCCATGGAGGCCAGTCAGACTCTGACTCTGAAAACTCCGACTGCTCCTCTTTCCAAGCGAAGTGTACATTCCCCCACAAGTTAATATCTGTGCCAGACCTACCTCTCAGAGACCACTCTCATGAACCACCCTCCACCCTGATTTGTGCAAGTAGTCTTGCAATTGTGGCCAGGAGGAATGGAACACAGTCACCACCAGCCAGA gCTTCTATGAACAATAAAGAGGACAGTGTAGAGGATGAGATGACAGACAGCGAGAGTGAGGACAGTAGCATTCAACAGGAAGAGGCCACAAGAAACAAGGACGACCCAACCCAGCAACTAAAGGAATTACAGTACTTGGTACTGACAACGGAAAATAAACTGGAATTGGCGAAACAGCTGGAAAAAGATACAAGGGCGTCTTACAAAAAGGAGAGAGACCAGCTGGCATTGAAGAAGAAAGacttccaaaaaaataaaaaaataatgctGTCTGACCTGAAAAAGAGGACGAGGGAAGAACTGAAGGTGCTAGAGAACGAAATAGAACAAGGCCAGAAGAGGGTTGATAAGGAGCTGAAACAAGAGACAGCCAACCTGAAAGCTCTCTTGAACGAATATAAAAAGGCCTTGAAAGATGAGGAAAAGAAGGAAAAGGAGAGGCAGAAGGTTCTGCAAAAGCAACAAAAGGAAAAAGCAAAGGAAGAGAAGCTCaagcagaaaaaaataaagaaggAAGAGGATAAAAAATATTCAGATGGAGTTGGCCgaggagagaaaaataaaaaaagcattGTTTATGGCAGAGCATAA
- the LOC125287159 gene encoding peroxiredoxin-like 2A produces MELVTRTVGSVVSTIADLLRSFTDLFLTQPLGATLRYLEETELKTLDGEKKAVKANTLWEKSGAVIMAVRRPGUFLCREEASELSSLKPQLDELGIPLVAVVKEDVGEEVQNFRPYFNGEIYLDEKRRFFGPRERKMGLSGFLRSGVWMNGYRAFKNGFLGNVYGEGFIMGGVFVIGPGSQGILLEHREMEFGDKVNIRHVANAVRDIQMELVPVPEH; encoded by the exons ATGGAGCTAGTGACTCGAACAGTGGGGTCTGTCGTCTCGACGATTGCCGATCTTCTGCGCTCCTTCACGGATCTATTTCTGACTCAGCCCCTTGGAGCCACACTACGCTACCTGGAGGAAACCGAGCTAAAAACGCTGGATGGAG AGAAGAAAGCAGTGAAGGCAAATACACTATGGGAGAAGTCTGGGGCTGTGATCATGGCAGTGAGGCGTCCTGGATGATTTCTGTGCAGAGAG GAGGCCTCTGAGCTGTCCTCTCTGAAGCCTCAGCTGGATGAGCTGGGCATCCCTCTGGTAGCCGTGGTGAAGGAAGACGTCGGAGAGGAGGTGCAGAACTTCAGGCCCTACTTCAATGGAGAGATCTACTTGGACGAGAAG CGCCGGTTCTTTGGCCCTCGGGAACGTAAAATGGGTCTGTCGGGGTTCCTGCGGTCTGGGGTCTGGATGAATGGTTATCGGGCTTTCAAGAATGGTTTCCTGGGGAACGTTTATGGAGAGGGCTTTATCATGGGAGGAGTGTTTGTCATCGGACCAGGGAGTCAA GGAATCCTCCTTGAACACCGAGAGATGGAATTTGGGGACAAAGTCAACATCCGGCACGTGGCTAACGCGGTGCGTGACATCCAAATGGAACTGGTGCCTGTGCCTGAACACTAG